From a region of the Myxococcus stipitatus genome:
- a CDS encoding glycoside hydrolase family 6 protein: MQPRAHSVPAVVQTSIPVAMWLAASLLVACGEPLVPGAGEDAPGTSRAALTELVVNGTFANGVTTPWWSGANTQSLVENGRLRVNVAGGTVNRWDALIGQDDIPLVSGRAYTLAFTASASANVPIRATVQIEPSPYTATLDQTVTLDGTARRFTFPFTSSLGTSLGQVTFQFGGSGAFTLYLDDITLTTETGSGPIALTSGFYVDPNSNPAVWVNNNGGDARAARIQAHIASKPGARWFGNWSGDIASAVSGFVSAADAADKLPVLVAYNIPGRDCGSHSSGGAGSPEAYRAWISSFVTGLGTRPAIVIIEPDAVAQLDCLPNDTERQTRLGLLRYATEQLRDRAPNTWAYLDGGNATWIAADTLAQRLESGGVRNIRGFSLNVSNYIPTAQSNTYGAAVSAALNTRYGYTKPWVVDTSRNGNGSNGEWCNPAGRKLGVTSQVGGGADLLLWIKVPGDSDGQCGIAPTVPAGTFSPDLAIRLIDGT, from the coding sequence GTGCAACCCCGTGCGCATTCCGTTCCGGCCGTGGTTCAGACTTCCATTCCTGTCGCGATGTGGCTCGCGGCCTCGCTGTTGGTGGCGTGTGGAGAGCCTCTCGTGCCCGGGGCAGGGGAGGACGCCCCGGGGACGTCGCGAGCGGCGCTGACCGAGCTCGTCGTCAACGGCACCTTCGCCAACGGCGTGACGACGCCCTGGTGGAGTGGGGCGAACACCCAGTCGCTGGTGGAGAACGGGAGGCTGCGGGTGAACGTGGCGGGCGGGACCGTCAACCGGTGGGACGCGCTCATCGGACAGGACGACATCCCGTTGGTGAGCGGGCGGGCCTACACGCTGGCCTTCACCGCGTCCGCGTCCGCGAACGTGCCGATTCGGGCGACGGTGCAGATCGAACCGTCACCCTATACGGCGACGCTGGACCAGACCGTCACCCTGGATGGGACGGCCCGTCGCTTCACGTTCCCCTTCACGTCGTCGCTGGGCACGTCGCTGGGGCAGGTGACGTTCCAGTTCGGCGGCTCCGGGGCCTTCACGCTCTACCTGGATGACATCACGCTCACCACGGAGACGGGCTCCGGCCCCATCGCCTTGACGAGCGGCTTCTACGTGGACCCGAACTCGAATCCGGCCGTGTGGGTGAACAACAACGGTGGGGACGCGCGCGCGGCGCGCATCCAGGCCCACATCGCGAGCAAGCCGGGAGCGCGCTGGTTCGGCAATTGGAGCGGGGACATCGCCTCGGCGGTGTCGGGCTTCGTGAGCGCGGCGGACGCGGCGGACAAGCTGCCGGTGCTGGTGGCCTACAACATCCCGGGGCGCGACTGCGGCAGCCACTCCAGCGGCGGCGCGGGCAGCCCCGAGGCCTACCGCGCGTGGATTTCGTCGTTCGTCACCGGATTGGGCACCCGGCCCGCCATCGTCATCATCGAGCCCGACGCGGTCGCGCAGCTCGACTGCCTCCCCAACGACACCGAGCGCCAGACGCGGCTGGGCCTCCTTCGCTACGCCACCGAGCAGCTGCGCGACCGCGCGCCGAATACGTGGGCGTATCTCGACGGCGGCAACGCGACGTGGATTGCCGCGGACACCCTGGCGCAGCGGCTGGAGTCGGGCGGCGTGCGCAACATCCGGGGCTTCTCCCTCAACGTGTCCAACTACATCCCCACCGCGCAGTCCAACACCTATGGCGCCGCCGTGAGCGCCGCGCTGAACACGCGCTACGGCTACACGAAGCCCTGGGTGGTGGACACGAGCCGCAACGGCAATGGCTCGAACGGGGAGTGGTGCAACCCGGCTGGCCGCAAGCTAGGCGTGACGTCGCAGGTGGGCGGCGGCGCGGACCTGCTGCTGTGGATCAAGGTGCCGGGCGATTCGGATGGCCAGTGCGGCATCGCCCCCACGGTGCCGGCCGGCACCTTCAGCCCGGACCTCGCCATCCGGCTCATCGACGGTACGTGA
- a CDS encoding YaiI/YqxD family protein codes for MRIWVDADACPGPVRDILLRASQRLKVPLVFVANRALSLPRTELVSTVQVGAGLDVADQHIATSAVKGDLAVTQDIPLAALLVPRGVVVMDPRGELFSEENIEERLSVRNFMQELRESGVQTGGPSSFSAQDRQRFAATLDRELTRLLPKAR; via the coding sequence ATGCGAATCTGGGTCGATGCCGATGCCTGTCCGGGCCCCGTCCGGGACATCCTCCTGCGAGCGTCGCAGCGGCTGAAGGTCCCGCTCGTCTTCGTGGCCAACCGGGCCCTGTCCCTCCCCCGCACGGAGCTCGTCTCCACGGTGCAGGTGGGCGCCGGCCTCGACGTGGCCGACCAGCACATCGCCACGTCGGCCGTGAAGGGCGACCTCGCCGTCACCCAGGACATCCCGCTGGCCGCCCTCCTCGTCCCCCGGGGCGTGGTGGTGATGGACCCGCGCGGCGAGCTGTTCTCGGAGGAGAACATCGAGGAGCGGCTGTCCGTGCGCAACTTCATGCAGGAGCTGCGGGAGAGCGGGGTGCAGACGGGCGGCCCGAGCAGCTTCTCCGCGCAGGACCGCCAGCGCTTCGCCGCGACGCTCGACCGCGAGCTGACGCGGCTGCTGCCGAAGGCGCGCTAG
- a CDS encoding M14 family metallopeptidase produces the protein MSELLTRAEATNYAETSRHSDVLAFVDELCRRTKLARRVDFGKSGEGQPLVALIVSDRNCFTPELARKQKKVVVMVEANIHAGEVEGKEALLALARDLTLTKLGHKLLDKLCLVLVPNFNPDGNDRISPNNRKLNLRSLEGQVNPPGGVGTRYTGEGWNLNRDSTKQEAPETRALAKLHQAWWPELFIDCHTTDGSIHAFDLTFDTSHSNEPLFQELRDYNRAMLERVSEAVRKRHGFDSFWYGNYREEDEPTSGWHTYPALPRFGSHYRGLLGRLDVLLETYSYIDFPRRCAVMRAWLLELIREAARSAKAFRAVTEAQQQAIIARGENPDPQVLVGINYGVATRDAQGALAFEYPAYAKPGDTARVMAYDEKSIRERRYPGKKHRVYRVPHHRTFIPTQSVSTPAAYLAPPELAPRLEGHGIRFEVLPTARAFTVDSYRVARREETFSPDVAANVPPVGEAEVPLSMKPKPVRFETVLTVAPERTTREFPQGTLYIPTSQRAGTLAVYLLEPHSDDGLCRWQFLDKHIEVGGLHPVHRVVSPVAAPKKAE, from the coding sequence ATGTCCGAGCTGCTGACCCGCGCCGAAGCGACGAACTACGCAGAGACCTCGCGTCATTCCGATGTGCTCGCCTTCGTGGACGAGCTGTGCCGCCGCACGAAGCTCGCCCGACGGGTGGACTTCGGGAAGAGCGGAGAGGGTCAACCCCTCGTGGCGCTCATCGTGAGCGACCGCAACTGCTTCACGCCGGAGCTGGCGCGCAAGCAGAAGAAGGTCGTCGTCATGGTGGAGGCCAACATCCACGCCGGCGAGGTGGAGGGCAAGGAGGCGCTGCTCGCGCTCGCGCGCGACCTGACGCTCACGAAGCTGGGCCACAAGCTGCTCGACAAGCTGTGCCTGGTGCTCGTCCCCAACTTCAACCCGGACGGCAACGACCGCATCAGCCCCAACAACCGCAAGCTCAACCTCCGGAGCCTGGAGGGCCAGGTCAATCCGCCGGGCGGCGTGGGGACGCGCTACACGGGCGAGGGGTGGAACCTCAACCGCGACAGCACGAAGCAGGAGGCGCCGGAGACGCGCGCGTTGGCGAAGCTGCATCAGGCGTGGTGGCCGGAGCTGTTCATCGACTGCCACACCACCGACGGCAGCATCCACGCCTTCGACCTCACGTTCGACACGTCGCACTCGAACGAGCCGTTGTTCCAAGAGCTGCGGGACTACAACCGCGCGATGCTGGAGCGCGTGTCCGAGGCGGTGCGCAAGCGCCACGGCTTCGACAGCTTCTGGTACGGCAACTACCGCGAGGAGGACGAGCCCACCTCCGGCTGGCACACGTACCCCGCGCTGCCTCGCTTCGGCAGCCACTACCGGGGGCTGCTCGGGCGGCTGGACGTGCTGCTGGAGACCTACAGCTACATCGACTTCCCTCGCCGGTGCGCGGTGATGCGCGCGTGGCTCCTGGAGCTGATTCGCGAGGCGGCTCGGAGCGCCAAGGCCTTCCGCGCCGTCACGGAGGCGCAGCAGCAGGCCATCATCGCGCGAGGAGAGAACCCGGACCCCCAGGTCCTGGTGGGCATCAACTACGGCGTGGCCACGCGCGACGCGCAGGGGGCGCTCGCCTTCGAGTACCCCGCGTACGCGAAGCCCGGGGATACCGCCCGCGTCATGGCGTATGACGAGAAGAGCATCCGGGAGCGGCGCTACCCGGGGAAGAAGCACCGCGTCTACCGCGTGCCGCATCACCGGACCTTCATCCCCACGCAGTCGGTGAGCACGCCCGCCGCGTACCTGGCCCCGCCGGAGCTGGCCCCGCGCCTGGAGGGACATGGCATCCGCTTCGAGGTGCTGCCCACGGCGCGGGCCTTCACCGTGGACAGCTACCGCGTGGCCCGGCGCGAGGAGACCTTCAGTCCGGACGTGGCGGCCAACGTCCCGCCCGTGGGCGAGGCCGAGGTGCCGCTGAGCATGAAGCCCAAGCCGGTGCGCTTCGAGACGGTGCTGACGGTGGCGCCCGAGCGCACCACGCGCGAGTTCCCCCAGGGTACGCTCTACATCCCCACCTCCCAGCGCGCCGGCACGCTGGCGGTGTACCTGCTGGAGCCCCACTCGGACGACGGGCTGTGCCGCTGGCAGTTCCTCGACAAGCACATCGAGGTGGGCGGCCTGCACCCCGTCCACCGCGTGGTGAGTCCGGTCGCCGCGCCGAAGAAGGCGGAGTAG
- a CDS encoding sensor histidine kinase, translating into MREPEAGCPGGEVEPLPSWAVWWGSLGWWLADALITVSQVQLLQRIGEAKVSDGELWRMSLASSLLWVPITVMCLRLSERVPLVRARLGRALAVHLGALLLVVVGRAGFVVLTQESIGWYERMPRVADVLAQSVVNNLLPFILLTAGAHALGLARRAHVRQRRADQLQAQLAEARLQALASQLRPHFLFNALNAVASLVHVDPDAAERMLARLGDLLRHGLDSHGRQEVTLREELDALAPYLDIERVRFGPRLSVTYDVPPEVLEARVPYLALQPLVENAIRHGLAPRAEPGRIDIRAERDGGTLCLRVQDDGVGPPAQVAPRGGGVGLSNLRARLTTLHGARATLALRPASPRGTVVEVRVPFAVEPRREAA; encoded by the coding sequence ATGCGTGAGCCGGAAGCCGGGTGTCCGGGGGGTGAGGTGGAGCCCCTGCCTTCCTGGGCCGTGTGGTGGGGCTCGCTGGGGTGGTGGCTGGCGGACGCGCTCATCACCGTGAGCCAGGTGCAGCTGCTCCAGCGCATCGGCGAGGCGAAGGTCTCCGATGGCGAGCTGTGGCGCATGTCGCTGGCCAGTTCGCTGTTGTGGGTCCCCATCACGGTGATGTGCCTGCGGTTGTCGGAGCGGGTGCCCCTGGTGCGCGCGCGGCTGGGACGCGCCCTGGCGGTCCACCTGGGGGCGTTGCTGCTCGTGGTGGTGGGGAGGGCGGGTTTCGTCGTCCTCACCCAGGAGTCCATCGGTTGGTACGAGCGCATGCCCCGGGTGGCGGATGTGCTGGCCCAGAGCGTGGTCAACAACCTGCTGCCGTTCATCCTGCTGACGGCGGGCGCTCACGCGCTGGGGCTCGCGCGCCGCGCCCACGTCCGGCAGCGGCGCGCGGACCAGCTCCAGGCGCAGCTGGCCGAGGCCCGGCTCCAGGCGCTCGCGTCCCAGCTGCGCCCCCATTTCCTCTTCAACGCCCTCAACGCCGTGGCGTCGCTGGTCCACGTGGACCCGGATGCCGCGGAGCGGATGCTCGCGAGGTTGGGTGACCTGCTTCGCCACGGCCTGGACTCGCATGGCCGACAGGAGGTGACGCTGCGCGAGGAGCTGGACGCGCTGGCGCCCTACCTGGACATCGAGCGGGTGCGCTTCGGCCCCCGGCTGAGCGTGACCTACGACGTGCCGCCGGAGGTGCTGGAGGCGCGTGTGCCCTATCTCGCGTTGCAGCCCCTGGTGGAGAACGCGATCCGCCATGGCCTGGCGCCGCGCGCGGAGCCGGGGAGGATCGACATCCGCGCCGAGCGGGACGGGGGCACGCTGTGCCTGCGCGTCCAGGATGACGGCGTGGGGCCGCCGGCCCAGGTCGCGCCTCGCGGTGGGGGCGTGGGGTTGTCCAACCTGCGCGCGCGCCTGACGACGCTCCACGGCGCGCGCGCAACGCTGGCGCTGCGCCCCGCTTCGCCCCGGGGGACGGTGGTGGAGGTCCGCGTACCTTTCGCGGTGGAGCCCCGGCGGGAGGCCGCATGA
- a CDS encoding LytR/AlgR family response regulator transcription factor translates to MTSGSSPLRVVVVDDEPLALARLRALAAAEPEVEVVGEAASGEEAVRVVLARAPDVLMLDVEMPAGDGFEVLRALPPESIPVVVFVTAWQQHAVRAFEAQALDFLLKPYDRQRFRAALARARAQVRLLRRDGASTRQEVLLSGLALAEAPLRRLPVKEDGRIRFIDCAAITHIEAEANYARVHADGAQHVLRETLTRLEERLDARRFVRVHRSVLVNVDHVREAEPLSQGEYLLVLGGEGTAVRTGRSHRARVEAALGLGSQGPASR, encoded by the coding sequence ATGACCAGCGGGTCTTCTCCCCTGCGCGTGGTGGTGGTGGACGACGAACCGCTGGCGCTGGCGCGCCTGCGCGCCCTGGCGGCGGCGGAGCCAGAGGTGGAGGTGGTGGGGGAGGCGGCCAGCGGCGAGGAGGCCGTGCGGGTCGTCCTGGCGCGTGCTCCGGACGTACTGATGCTGGACGTGGAGATGCCGGCGGGGGATGGCTTCGAGGTGTTGCGCGCGCTGCCGCCGGAGTCGATTCCCGTGGTCGTCTTCGTCACCGCCTGGCAGCAGCATGCCGTGCGCGCCTTCGAGGCACAGGCGCTGGACTTCCTGCTCAAGCCCTATGACCGCCAGCGCTTCCGCGCGGCGCTCGCCCGCGCGCGAGCGCAGGTGCGGCTGTTGCGGCGCGATGGGGCCTCCACGCGACAGGAGGTGCTCCTCTCCGGCCTGGCGCTGGCGGAGGCCCCCCTGCGGCGCCTGCCCGTCAAGGAGGACGGCCGCATCCGCTTCATCGACTGCGCGGCCATCACCCACATCGAGGCCGAGGCGAACTACGCGCGGGTCCACGCGGACGGCGCGCAGCACGTGCTGCGCGAGACGCTGACGCGATTGGAGGAGCGGCTCGACGCGCGGCGCTTCGTGCGCGTCCACCGCTCCGTGCTCGTCAACGTGGACCACGTGCGCGAGGCGGAGCCGCTCTCCCAGGGAGAATACCTGCTGGTGCTGGGCGGCGAGGGCACGGCGGTGCGGACCGGGCGGAGTCATCGCGCGAGGGTGGAGGCCGCGCTGGGCCTGGGCTCGCAAGGGCCCGCCTCGCGCTGA